In Helicobacter mastomyrinus, the sequence AACTCTCTTTAACACTTTTTCCTTCTATAATCAAACTAATCTCTCTAGCAATCGGTGTATAAATATTTTCCCTTTGCCCTATTTCTGTAATAGCTTTTGCAGTAATCACACCTTCAGCCACTTCACCAAGCTCTTTTAGAATCTCTTCAATACTCTTTTGCTCTGCTAAACCTAGCCCCACACGATAATTTCGGGACATCGTAGAATGAGAAGTAAGAAACAAATCTCCCGCCCCAGAAAGCCCTAAAAATGTCTCCATTTTCGCACCAAAATGCTCCCCAAATCTACTCATTTCTACCAATCCGCGCGCAATGAGCGAAGCCTTAGCATTTGCACCAAAGCGTAATCCATCACAAATCCCCCCTGCTATGGCTATCACATTTTTATACGCTCCAGCCACTTCACCACCCACAACATCAGGGCTTACATACGTTTTAATAAAATGTGGCATTAATGCCCCAAATTCACGGCCTAGCACAAGATTGCGAGAATGTATCACAAGTGCACAAGGCAGAGACTGCACCACCTCATAAGCAAAACTAGGCCCACCTAAATAAGCAATATTTTTATGCGCTATGCTCTCCTCCATAATATCACTTACAAACGCCCCGCTACCAGATTCTATACCCTTACTCGCACAGAGAATCTTAATCCCCTGTGGCAACTTAGCATAAGCAAGCCATTCCCGCAAAGCGCTTGTGGCAATCGCCATTACAAAATAATCTGCCTCTAATGCCTCAAGATGAGGAATCTGCACAATTGGTAAATGATTATTTATTTGTAGTTTTTCGTTAAGTGGGGTAAGCAAGGAGGTAATATCACGTCTTGAAATGATTTGCACTTGATTTTTTTCAGCTAATGCAAAGGCTAAAGCCCTCCCCCAAGCTCCTCCACCAAATACACTGATTGTCTTCATATTTACCTCACTTGCTGTTAGAAAGCTTTATTATACCTAAAGCCCTCAAAAAACATAGCTATATGTTAAAAAAATCTGTGTAGTTGCAGCCCAGGGATTCATCACATTGCCTCCCCATATTGACCCAGCAATGCTTGAATCAAATCCCGATAAACCTATTTTATTACTGAATGTATTTGAAAATCCAAGTGATGTTCCACTACTTGCAAGCTGTGTTTGCTTAAGTGTCAGCATAAGATGATGTTTTCTTAGAAGTGTTAGAGCCACACCAATGCTGTTTGCCCACGCAGAATACATCGTTTTATCACCATAATCATAGGCATTTTCCTCATATCGAATCCCGTTATCATACGCCTTAACTTTGCCGCCTTTTCTTTGCGTATTAAGCTCTAATGCCCTTAAAAAAAATATCTCTAGCTTCAAACGCGAATTCGATTTAATAGCATAATTTATCTCTATTCCTGCGCCATAGCGCGACATCGGGGCTTCTATCTCATTCAAATTTGCATTGCCCGTTTCAAGCTCAGCCTCTGAATAGCCTTCATTAGCAAATACATCGGCTTTCAATGAAAGACCTTTGCTTATTTTTTTACCCGATTCTGTATCTGCCCCTTTGAGTGTCTTATCATCTATTGATAGTGCAGGATTTGAGCGTTCTGTATCTATTTGATAAAGCTGTAAATCCTGTGCCACTCCAACATTCAGCACTAAGCTTATCAAAAAAAATACCATTCTTTTCACTGTGATTTCCCAACAAGTCATAAAATATCTTAACATCGGCATTTAAAAATACCCTACAAACCCTGCCTCAACTAAAGTTCAATAAACTTTAGCCATCTCATTAAATACCCTATTTTATAAAAAAACTTTTTAAAAATTTATGAATCTTTTATTCACTTTTCCCTATACTAGCACCTTACATTCTCAAACATTATCTTACAAAGGTTACCTTATGTCCAGCTATGAAACAATCATTGGCTTAGAAGTGCATGTCCAGCTTAATACCAAAACAAAAATTTTCTGCTCCTGTGCCACAAGCTTTGGCGATGAGCCTAATAAAAATGTCTGTCCCACCTGCCTAGGACTGCCCGGTGCCCTACCCGTGCTGAATAAAGAAGCTCTAAAAAAGGCTATTTCATTTGGCACTGCCATTAATGCTACGATTAATCAAAATTCCATTTTTGCGCGTAAAAACTACTTTTATCCCGATTTGCCTAAAGCCTATCAAATCAGCCAGTTTGAGATTCCCATCGTGGGTAAAGGCAGCATTGAGATAGCACTTGATGATAAGACAAAGATTATAGGTGTTACTCGCGCCCACCTTGAAGAAGATGCGGGGAAAAATATCCACGAAGATAATCACTCAAAAGTGGATTTAAATCGCGCTTGCACACCTCTGCTAGAGATTGTGAGTGAGCCAGATATGCGAAGTAGTGATGAAGCTATAGCCTATCTTAAAAAGCTCCATTCTATCGTGCGCTTCCTCGGTATAAGCGATGCGAATATGCAGGAGGGGAGCTTTCGATGTGATGCGAATGTCTCTATCCGCCCAAAAGACGATGAAAATCTCTACACCCGCGTAGAGATTAAGAATCTCAATTCCTTTAAGTTTATCCAAAAAGCCATCGAATACGAGGTGGAAAGGCAGATTGAAGCGTGGGAAAATGGTAGCTATGAAAAGGAGGTTGTGCAGGAGACACGCCTTTTTGACACTACTAAGGGTATCACGCGCTCTATGCGAGGCAAGGAGGAAGCAGCTGATTATCGCTATTTCCCCGAGCCTGACTTGCTACCTGTACATATCGACAAGCAGCTTATGCAAGAAGCACAGCAAATCCCTGAAATGCCCGATGAAAAAAGGGCAAGATACATCAGCGACTTAGGCATTAAACACTACGATGCGGGAGTGCTAACAAGTAGCCTTGAGCTATGTGTATATTTTGAATCTATGCTTGAGAGGGGTGCAAGCGCTAAAGGTGCGCTTACTTGGCTTACCACAGAGCTTTTAGGGCGATTAAAGGGAGAGAACACATTGCAAACTTGTGGGGTGGATTCTAAAACTTTAGCTACACTTGTTAAACGCATTGAGGAGGGCAAAATCAGTGGCAAAAGTGCGAAGCAAATCCTAGATGTGCTTGTAGAAGAGAGTGGCGGTGATGTGGATAGTCTCATAGATTCTATGGGATTAGCACAAGTCAATGATGATGGTGCGATTTTAAGCGTTATAGAATCTATCCTTATAGCCAATTCCGATAAAGTGAGCGAATACAAAAGCGGCAAAGACAAGCTCTTTGGCTTCTTTGTGGGGCAAGTGATGAAAAATGCCAAAGGCGCAAACCCCGCCCGTGTCAATGAACTCTTAAAAGAAAAATTAGGATAGATTCTCTATGATGCCTTTGCTGTTGTGCTTTGCACCACATTTGCACGAAGTGCTTATCCATACTTGCAAAGTGAGTTTTTAAAGTATAGAATCTTATAATCCAAAAAACATAAAGGAATACTATGCAACACCTCTTAAATAGCAGCGGGGGGGGGGGATAGAGTAGATTCTACTTCCACCCTATCTACACAGAATCTCACTCCACCACCTCAAAATCAACCAAAACACACAGCCCACACACCTCCGCACAATACCAAATTCACTACCAATCATAATGGTAATGACACCCTCATTAATCAATTTAAAAACGCCCTTTATGGCGGTACTCATATCAAGCACTTAAGCTTTCTTATCGGATTTTTCCGTATTAGCGGCTTTTGGCGGCTTCATAATCTCTTAATGCACCCTACCCAAAGCACATTTTCACAAACACACTCTTCTCGACCCCAAAACCCCAGCACTACAAATGCCTATGACACACTAGAGAGTATCCGCATTCTTGTGGGGCTTGATGTGGATTTGCTGCTTTATGAGCTATCGCAAAAAGGTTTTGACCCAGCCCACCAAAATAAAAGATTCCGCGATTCTTTTATCCAAAATCAAGCCCAAACGCTAGAGATCGAGGACTACACACAAGATGTAGAGACATCTTTTGCCCTTTTGCAAGACCTCCTAAAGTCTAATAAGATTCAAATCCGCATAGTAAGAGAGAAAAATGTCCATGCAAAATTCTATGTCTTCTCTTCATCTCCTATCCAAAGCCACACGCACGATGCCAAACTCTATAATGGCTCTCTTATCGTAGGCAGCTCCAATCTCACATATAATGGATTAGAGAAAAATTACGAGGTGAATCTCCTCACTACCGAATCCAATGACATCACTTACGCCTTAAGCGAATTTAATAGGCTATGGGACAACGCCGTGCTAATCACCGCCCAAGATATACAATCCTGCACTACTCAAAGCTATCTGCCGATCCTCTCCCCCAAAGACCTATACTACAAGCTGCTTTTAAGCCACTTTGGAGAGGAAAGCCTCACAACAGATAATTCCATAGAATCGCTTTTCAAAGGCTATACCGCCTATAACTACCAAATCCACGCCATTCAAGAGGGCATAGCTAAACTCAAAAAATACAATGGCTTTTTCTTAAGCGATGTAGTAGGGCTTGGCAAAACCCTCATCGCCTCTATCATCGCACAAAAATGTCGCAAAGATGGGATTATCAAGGGCAAGATTCTCATCATCACCCCTCCTGCCCTCAAAAAATCGTGGAAAAAACATTTTGATGATATTCATATTACAAATTACGATATTACCACACACGATAGCCTCCATAAACTAAGCAAAGATGAAATAGCACAAATCGAGCTTATTATCATCGATGAAAGCCATAATTTCCGCACAAGCAAAACCAATCGCTATCAGGCATTACAGAATCTTTGCAAAACCCCCTATCACGTACCGACATCATTTGAAAACAGAAAGATTATGCTGCTCTCTGCCACCCCGCAAAATAACTCCCCAGAGGATATTAAAAATCAAGTGTATCTCTTTTGCAATCCCCGCCACTCAGGCATTGAGGGTGTGGAGAATCTAGAACATTTCTTTAGTCCGCTTATAAAACAATTTAATGCGATTAAAACAGAGCTAAAAAAACTCTACCAGCAAAAACCTAGCCCCAAAGATCAAATACAAGAACAACACAAAAAGCTAGAAGAAATCAATAGCACCCTGCGTGAGAAGCTCCTTACTCATATTATGATTCGCCGCACGAGGGGCGATATACAAGCCCTCTATATAGATGATATGAAAGCTCAAAATCTTAAGTTTCCCCGCATAGAAAAGCCTAAAGATTTAACCTATGACCTAGATTCTATCTCCAAGCATTTAGCGACCCATACGCTTACGATACTTAATTTCGATGAGGGAGATAAAAATCAAAGCGGTTTTACCTATGCACGTTATTTGATTTTCCCTCATCTTACAGGCATTGGGCGACAAAAATATATGAAAGCCTATGGGCGAGAGGGAGCAGATGGCGAAGATTTCCTTATGAAATCCACTCATCAATTACAGCAATTCATTAAGCAGATTCTATTCAAACGTTTTGATTCTAGCATTGCCGCCTTCAAATCCACACTAGAGAAACAAATCACTTCCCATAATGTGCTGCTTAGAATGTTTGCGAACAAGCACATCTATATCCCTAAATACTATGATAATCGCGATAAGCTTTATGAAGCTGTGTTAAGTGAAAATGATGAGGATTTAGAAAAATTTTTAGAAGAGAGGGAAGATGACTTTATAGCTTTAGAAGTAGAAGATTTTACGCCAAATTTTACCCTTAAGCTAGAAAAAGACAAAGCCCTTTTGCAGAATCTGCTCTTACAATGGCAGCAGGTGGAGATTGACCCAAAGCTTGATGTTTTAAAAGATTTTTTAAATGTCAATCAACATCATAAAATGGTGCTTTTCACAGAGGCAAAGACCACAGCAGACTACCTTGAGGATACACTTAAAAATAGTGTATTTAAGGATAGAATCTTAAATATAAGTGCGGCAAATAAAGACAGCTTAGAAGATGATATTAGGGCTAATTTTGATGCCAATTATCCTAAAGAGTGGCAAAAAGATGATTATTCACTCATTGTAAGCACAGATGTTTTGGCAGAGGGCGTGAATCTCCACCGCGCAGATATTATCATTAACTATGACACACCCTACAATGCCACAAGATTAATGCAGCGAATTGGACGTATAAACCGCATAGGGACGAGCTTTGAATTTATACATATCTATAACTTCAAGCCCACGCATTTAGCTAATGAGATTATCAATATTAATGCTATTGCTCACAGCAAAATACAAAGCTTTCATTTTGCCTTGGGCGAGGATTCTGCGATTTATGATGAAAATGAAATCGTAGAAAGCAAACAGCTCTACAACCTCATCAATCAAAGCAACCAAGAGCAGAGCAAGGACACCGAATATCTCAAAGACTTGCGAAAGCTGCACGATAAAGACCCAAAGGCATTTATGCGTATCAAAGCCCTGCCGCTAAAATCCCGCTCTATTATAGAATCTACCCAAAATGAGAGCTATGCCTACATTGCCCATACGCACACGCCACATAAAACTCAAGCAACAAGATTCTATCCCTATCACATCGCTACAAATACTCAAAGCCTCATAAACGAGCCAGAAGTAAGCAGTAGCGACTTTTATAGCATAGCCGATTTTCTCAAAGCACATTTTAATGCCAAGATTCTAAAGCCTACGCAAGAGCAGTTAAAAGAACATTACAGCCACATCAACGCCGCATTAAAACGCCACGAGCAAGACCTGAAAGATAAGCCAGAGCTTAACGCGCAAGAAAACAAGCTAAATCCAAAGGATAGGCAAGCTATTGCCAAGATTCGCTATTGCAAAGAGTTAGATGAGAGCGTGAGAGAATCTTTGATAAATGCCCTTAAAAATGGCAGTCATACACATTTATCCAAAGAAATTGTAAAGACACAAGATGAGAATCTCGCCCAAACCCTTAAAGACCTGGCAGAAAAATATGCCCTTGCCGCAAATACCAATGAATACAATCAAGATTCTAGCATTTACACCCCGCCGCAGATTCAATTAAGCATTAGCACTTTTACCAAAGGCAACAAAAATGAGTAATGCAGCAACTGCGTCATTGCGAGGCAAAGCCCAAGCGTCTGGACGAAGTGCTAACCCACACTTGCGTATCTATCGTCATTGCGAATGCAGTGAAACAATCCATAACTTGCAAAATCTTGAAATGCTAAGAGACAATACAGAATCTTCCTCTATCATTCCCCCTCCCTTAGCGGAGGGGTTAGGGGGTGGGCTAAATCCCTACGGGCAAATACACGCCACAAAACCCCTAACGTGCTTCACAATGACAACCCAACCAACAAAGGATAATCTATGAGCGCACTTGATACATTTTTAACCCAGCCCTATGACTACGAGCATTTTAAAGATTTCATCATAGAATCTTTTGGCAGCAAAGCCCAAAATATTAAAACAGAACAGCCACATCTCTACAAAGCAGGCAACATCATCAAATCCTACGCAAAACTATGTGAGCCAATCCTATTAGAATCCGATGAATTAGGTATATTTGCCTTTGAAACACAGAGTATAGACGCCAAGGTAACACTACATAAAGAACTTAGCTCTATCATCAAGAACAATGCGCTAGATATGAGTGCCATCTTGGCAGTTTTCTACGATAAAAATGATAAAGAAAATTTCCGCTTAAGCCTTGTAACGCAAGGCTATGACTATAACCTCAATAAACCCGCTTTCTCTAATCCCCGCCGCTTTAGCTTCACACTAGGAGAAAATGCTAAAATTAAAACGGCAAAAGAGCAGCTGCAAAAATTCATAAATACCAAAGATAAAAGCCTAAACACACTCCAAGAAGCCTTTAGCGTAGAGCCTGTTACAAAAGAATTTTACGCAAAATACAAGGGGCTTTATGAAAATTTAAGTCAAAAGCTTTCTGCTAATCACGTTGTCTTGAATGTACTCAATGGCTATGAGGGGCTAAGCGAGACTAAAGCTATCAATGCCTTTGTCAAAAAACTTCTAAGGCGCATTGTGTTTTTATACTTTTTGCAAAAAAAGGGTTGGTTAGGCGTAGCACAAAATGCTTCTTATGGAGAGGGCGATAAAAGCTTTTTGTTTTCACTTTTTAGCAAAGCCACCCAAAATAATGAATCCTTTTATACAAAATACCTTTGCCCTTTATTTTTTGAGACACTTAATTCAAAGCGCAAAAACGACTATTCACCCCACTTTGATTGTAAGATTCCATTCCTTAATGGTGGGCTTTTTGAAGAGTATAAAGACAAGCAAGGTAAGGGCATAGAGACAAACTTTATCCTCGCACAAAGCCTAGAAAATACTGATTTTAAAGCAATTTTTGATGTATTTGAAAACTATAATTTTACGATTGAAGAATCCACCCCGGATAATCAAGAAATCGGTATTGACCCAGAAATGCTAGGCAAAGTGTTTGAAAACCTCATTGATTATAATAAATCAAGTGGGGCTTTTTACACGCCTAGAGAAATTGTGCATTTTATGTGCAAAAATGTCCTAACCCGCACATTACAGGAGAGAATCTTGCACGATGAATCTCACCTCACACAAGATACAGAATCTCCACACGCACACAAAGATTCACTCTATAACTTTATTTTTTATAAGCAAAGCGATGATTTTATTGTACAAAATGCGAAACAATTAACACAAGCTATCACATCGCTTAAAATCCTAGACCCAGCTATTGGAAGTGGTGCTTTCCCAATGGGAATGCTAAGCGAGATACTAGAGGCTCTGCATACACTCAATCCCTCTTTGCAAAAGCAAGACTTAGCAAGATATAAGCGCGAGATTATAGAGCAGCAAATCTATGGAATCGACATTGATGCTGATGCGATTGAGATAGCAAAACTCCGCTTTTGGCTCTCAATCGCCGTAGATGAGGATACGCCTAGTCCACTTCCAAACCTTGACTTTAAATTTATGCAGGGCAATGCTCTTATAGAAAGCATTAATGGCATTGAAATTATTCCAAGTGATTTGAATGCACCACAACATCAAAAAAATCTCTTAGGTAAAGATGAAAACGCGTCTTTATTTGACAAATCACAAACTCATAAGCTAGAAGCACTTTTTCTGCAATACTATGAGCCAAATGCACAAAAAGCACAACTCAAAGCAGAGATTTTAGCGATAATGAAAGAAGCCTTTGATGAGCGTATCAAGCAAATTGATGAGAATATTCAAAGCATAAAGGCAAATCCAGCTATCAAACCAAAAGAAAGAGCCAAACAGCAAGAAAAAATACTTCAATACGAATCTTTTAAACACGATTTAGACACACTCCTTAAAGACTATGAAGAGCATAACTTCCACACCGACAAGCTTTTTTTATATCGTTTCTTTTTTGCACCCATTTTCGCACAAGGGGGCTTTGATATTGTGATTGGCAATCCGCCGTATATTAGACAAGAAAAGATTCCTAATAAACAATCTCTACTTAATGCGTTTCAAAACTTTCAACTTGAAAAATTTAAAGGCAAATCCTACAACCTTGCCAATTCAAGCGCAGATATTTTCACTTACTTTTATGTTAAAAGTTTAGATTTATTAAAAAATGAAGGATTCTTAAGCTTTATTACAAGTAACAAATGGTGCAGAGCAGGATATGGAAAAAATTTAAGAGAGTTTATCCTTGATTTTAAACTTGATTCACATTATGATTTTAATGGTGTGAAAATCTTTGAATCCGCCCAAGTAGATACAGCTATCACTACTCTGCAATATATGCCAAACAAAAACTATGCTTTATGCTTTTTAAGTTTCACAAAAGAAGACAATGATATAAGCGAAGTAATTAAAAACAAACAATGGCTTATCCCCCAAGATTCCCTAAGCACGGATTCCTTTATTTTCACAAGCCCAGAAATTACAGCCCTTAAAGCAAAGATTGAAAAAATCGGCACACCATTAAAAGAGTGGGATATTTCTATATATCGTGGAATCTTAACAGGCTATAACGAAGCTTTTATTATAGATTCTGCAAAAAGAGATGAGATTTTAAGGAATTGTGTGAGTGAAAATGAAAGGCAAAGGACAAGTGAGCTTATCAAGCCCATTTTGCGTGGTAGAGATATTAAGCGGTATAGCTATGAGTGGGCAGGATTGTGGATAATTTTTATATCTTGGCATTTTCCAAATACACAGAATCCAAAATCAATAGAAGAGAATGAAGCCGACTTAGCAGAGCAATACCCAAGTCTTTATAACCATCTCTTATATCACAAAGAAAAATTATCAAAACGCAATAAAGATGAAACGGGAATCCGCTATGAATGGTATTGCTTACAACGATATGGTGCAAACTATTACCAAGAGTTTGAAAAAGAAAAGATTGTGTGGAATCCTGTAAGTGGAGAGTATTTTTTTACCCATATTAAAGAAACAATGTATTTTAACAACTCGCTTTTTATGATGACAATAGGGAATACATCATTGCAAGGCGTGAGTGAAACGAACAACGAAGCAATGAAATCTCATCAATCGCACGAAGTGCCACCGCTTGAAGCGTCGTCGGGGGTTTGGGGGGTTAAAGGGGGGATAAGGGGAGCGACTTCGCAATTCAAGCCCCCTTGTCCCCCCTTAAAAAAAATGAATGACAAATTGCTTTACATTCTAGGGCTTATGAATAGCACATTGTATAAATGGCTTATCACGCAAATGACAAATTTAGTAGAAACAGGAAAATACGCTTATGGTGCTAAAGATAAGATAGAGCAACTCCCTATCCCACAAATCACAGAATCTAATAAGCCCTTGTGCGATGAGATTATAAAATGTGTAGATAAAATCCTAGAAATTAAAGCAAAAGATTCTGCCCTTGACACAAGCAAGTTAGAATCTAAACTTGACTCTTTAGTCTATAAACTCTACAATCTCACAAATGATGAGATAAGGCTTATACTATGAATGACATAAAAGAAAAGATTGCTGATTATATCAACCAACACAAATCAAGTTTGCTATACAATATAGACCATCGCTCCATAGAACAAAGCGTTATGGGACTTATTAACGGAAATAAGGCTGCTGGAAA encodes:
- a CDS encoding NAD(P)H-dependent glycerol-3-phosphate dehydrogenase; translated protein: MKTISVFGGGAWGRALAFALAEKNQVQIISRRDITSLLTPLNEKLQINNHLPIVQIPHLEALEADYFVMAIATSALREWLAYAKLPQGIKILCASKGIESGSGAFVSDIMEESIAHKNIAYLGGPSFAYEVVQSLPCALVIHSRNLVLGREFGALMPHFIKTYVSPDVVGGEVAGAYKNVIAIAGGICDGLRFGANAKASLIARGLVEMSRFGEHFGAKMETFLGLSGAGDLFLTSHSTMSRNYRVGLGLAEQKSIEEILKELGEVAEGVITAKAITEIGQRENIYTPIAREISLIIEGKSVKESWKTLMS
- the gatB gene encoding Asp-tRNA(Asn)/Glu-tRNA(Gln) amidotransferase subunit GatB encodes the protein MSSYETIIGLEVHVQLNTKTKIFCSCATSFGDEPNKNVCPTCLGLPGALPVLNKEALKKAISFGTAINATINQNSIFARKNYFYPDLPKAYQISQFEIPIVGKGSIEIALDDKTKIIGVTRAHLEEDAGKNIHEDNHSKVDLNRACTPLLEIVSEPDMRSSDEAIAYLKKLHSIVRFLGISDANMQEGSFRCDANVSIRPKDDENLYTRVEIKNLNSFKFIQKAIEYEVERQIEAWENGSYEKEVVQETRLFDTTKGITRSMRGKEEAADYRYFPEPDLLPVHIDKQLMQEAQQIPEMPDEKRARYISDLGIKHYDAGVLTSSLELCVYFESMLERGASAKGALTWLTTELLGRLKGENTLQTCGVDSKTLATLVKRIEEGKISGKSAKQILDVLVEESGGDVDSLIDSMGLAQVNDDGAILSVIESILIANSDKVSEYKSGKDKLFGFFVGQVMKNAKGANPARVNELLKEKLG
- a CDS encoding helicase-related protein translates to MHPTQSTFSQTHSSRPQNPSTTNAYDTLESIRILVGLDVDLLLYELSQKGFDPAHQNKRFRDSFIQNQAQTLEIEDYTQDVETSFALLQDLLKSNKIQIRIVREKNVHAKFYVFSSSPIQSHTHDAKLYNGSLIVGSSNLTYNGLEKNYEVNLLTTESNDITYALSEFNRLWDNAVLITAQDIQSCTTQSYLPILSPKDLYYKLLLSHFGEESLTTDNSIESLFKGYTAYNYQIHAIQEGIAKLKKYNGFFLSDVVGLGKTLIASIIAQKCRKDGIIKGKILIITPPALKKSWKKHFDDIHITNYDITTHDSLHKLSKDEIAQIELIIIDESHNFRTSKTNRYQALQNLCKTPYHVPTSFENRKIMLLSATPQNNSPEDIKNQVYLFCNPRHSGIEGVENLEHFFSPLIKQFNAIKTELKKLYQQKPSPKDQIQEQHKKLEEINSTLREKLLTHIMIRRTRGDIQALYIDDMKAQNLKFPRIEKPKDLTYDLDSISKHLATHTLTILNFDEGDKNQSGFTYARYLIFPHLTGIGRQKYMKAYGREGADGEDFLMKSTHQLQQFIKQILFKRFDSSIAAFKSTLEKQITSHNVLLRMFANKHIYIPKYYDNRDKLYEAVLSENDEDLEKFLEEREDDFIALEVEDFTPNFTLKLEKDKALLQNLLLQWQQVEIDPKLDVLKDFLNVNQHHKMVLFTEAKTTADYLEDTLKNSVFKDRILNISAANKDSLEDDIRANFDANYPKEWQKDDYSLIVSTDVLAEGVNLHRADIIINYDTPYNATRLMQRIGRINRIGTSFEFIHIYNFKPTHLANEIININAIAHSKIQSFHFALGEDSAIYDENEIVESKQLYNLINQSNQEQSKDTEYLKDLRKLHDKDPKAFMRIKALPLKSRSIIESTQNESYAYIAHTHTPHKTQATRFYPYHIATNTQSLINEPEVSSSDFYSIADFLKAHFNAKILKPTQEQLKEHYSHINAALKRHEQDLKDKPELNAQENKLNPKDRQAIAKIRYCKELDESVRESLINALKNGSHTHLSKEIVKTQDENLAQTLKDLAEKYALAANTNEYNQDSSIYTPPQIQLSISTFTKGNKNE
- a CDS encoding Eco57I restriction-modification methylase domain-containing protein; translation: MSALDTFLTQPYDYEHFKDFIIESFGSKAQNIKTEQPHLYKAGNIIKSYAKLCEPILLESDELGIFAFETQSIDAKVTLHKELSSIIKNNALDMSAILAVFYDKNDKENFRLSLVTQGYDYNLNKPAFSNPRRFSFTLGENAKIKTAKEQLQKFINTKDKSLNTLQEAFSVEPVTKEFYAKYKGLYENLSQKLSANHVVLNVLNGYEGLSETKAINAFVKKLLRRIVFLYFLQKKGWLGVAQNASYGEGDKSFLFSLFSKATQNNESFYTKYLCPLFFETLNSKRKNDYSPHFDCKIPFLNGGLFEEYKDKQGKGIETNFILAQSLENTDFKAIFDVFENYNFTIEESTPDNQEIGIDPEMLGKVFENLIDYNKSSGAFYTPREIVHFMCKNVLTRTLQERILHDESHLTQDTESPHAHKDSLYNFIFYKQSDDFIVQNAKQLTQAITSLKILDPAIGSGAFPMGMLSEILEALHTLNPSLQKQDLARYKREIIEQQIYGIDIDADAIEIAKLRFWLSIAVDEDTPSPLPNLDFKFMQGNALIESINGIEIIPSDLNAPQHQKNLLGKDENASLFDKSQTHKLEALFLQYYEPNAQKAQLKAEILAIMKEAFDERIKQIDENIQSIKANPAIKPKERAKQQEKILQYESFKHDLDTLLKDYEEHNFHTDKLFLYRFFFAPIFAQGGFDIVIGNPPYIRQEKIPNKQSLLNAFQNFQLEKFKGKSYNLANSSADIFTYFYVKSLDLLKNEGFLSFITSNKWCRAGYGKNLREFILDFKLDSHYDFNGVKIFESAQVDTAITTLQYMPNKNYALCFLSFTKEDNDISEVIKNKQWLIPQDSLSTDSFIFTSPEITALKAKIEKIGTPLKEWDISIYRGILTGYNEAFIIDSAKRDEILRNCVSENERQRTSELIKPILRGRDIKRYSYEWAGLWIIFISWHFPNTQNPKSIEENEADLAEQYPSLYNHLLYHKEKLSKRNKDETGIRYEWYCLQRYGANYYQEFEKEKIVWNPVSGEYFFTHIKETMYFNNSLFMMTIGNTSLQGVSETNNEAMKSHQSHEVPPLEASSGVWGVKGGIRGATSQFKPPCPPLKKMNDKLLYILGLMNSTLYKWLITQMTNLVETGKYAYGAKDKIEQLPIPQITESNKPLCDEIIKCVDKILEIKAKDSALDTSKLESKLDSLVYKLYNLTNDEIRLIL